A single Oryza brachyantha chromosome 8, ObraRS2, whole genome shotgun sequence DNA region contains:
- the LOC102712000 gene encoding protein FLX-like 3: MAGRHRIPREYYDEPRGFRDGPPPPLARPRPISPRRLEEQLSSRRADTRRIRDDNQRLADEIVGLRQAMPRLKGDLDAASQAIPKLRAEKELESRELTQRNLKLEAELRSLEPLRQDALQLRSEAGKLQSIRQEMTAKVQGLLKELEHQNSENQKIPVMIAERDGLRQELIRMRGALEYEKKARPELTAQVQAMEKDLVAMAQEAEKLRAEIEKRKAPSFSGHGAYGPPMATPGMGLQGVYDGSYPSIGSRYGTGPWTPHDPHGYPHI, encoded by the exons ATGGCAGGAAGACACCGCATACCTCGCGAATACTATGATGAACCTCGAGGGTTTCGTGATGGCCCTCCTCCACCACTTGCTCGACCAAGGCCCATCTCTCCACGTCGCTTGGAGGAGCAGCTGTCTAGCCGTCGTGCTGATACACGCAGAATCCGTGATGACAATCAGCGCCTAGCTGATGAAATTGTTGGTCTCAGGCAAGCAATGCCTCGTCTGAAGGGAGATCTTGATGCTGCAAGTCAAGCTATACCCAAGCTTCGTGCAGAGAAAGAACTTGAGTCAAGGGAGCTGACTCAAAGGAATCTGAAGTTGGAAGCTGAGCTACGTTCCTTAGAACCCCTTAGGCAAGATGCCTTACAGCTACGGTCTGAAGCTGGGAAATTACAGTCAATAAGGCAAGAGATGACTGCAAAGGTGCAGGGGTTATTAAAAGAGCTTGAGCATCAAAATTCTGAAAATCAGAAAATACCTGTCATGATAGCTGAACGTGATGGTCTTCGGCAGGAACTAATCCGAATGAG GGGAGCCCTTGAGTACGAGAAAAAGGCAAGGCCGGAGCTGACAGCACAGGTGCAGGCAATGGAGAAGGATCTTGTTGCTATGGCTCAGGAGGCTGAGAAGCTGAGGGCCGAGATTGAGAAGAGAAAGGCTCCCA GTTTCAGCGGCCATGGAGCTTATGGACCACCAATGGCGACTCCAGGGATGGGTCTGCAAGGCGTCTATGATGGTAGCTATCCTTCCATAGGCAGCCGCTATGGCACTGGACCTTGGACACCACATGACCCACATGGTTATCCACACATCTAA